Part of the Triticum aestivum cultivar Chinese Spring chromosome 4D, IWGSC CS RefSeq v2.1, whole genome shotgun sequence genome is shown below.
gggaggcggcggggacTGCCTGATCAAGCTGTTCGGGAAGACCATCCCCGTGCCggacgccggcgccggcgccaacGCGGGAGACGTCGACAAGGTTGGTGTCCATGCCCTCCTCCTCCTTTGTGTTCTTGTATAGGATCTTGGGAATTTTGGTCGGTTTACGGAGCCTATGGGAAAAAAGGTTCATTTTTTAAGCCTGTTTTCTTTGGCTTTTGAGTTGATCATCGGGTCTTAAGCATGGAGTTCCCTGCCTATTTTGGGAGATAGTAGTATCAGTTAAGCGTTAGGCAGGCAGGTTCAGCTTCCATTAGCATGTTGAGAATTTCGCCTTTGCTGTTCTCCATTAGCAGCAGTTTTTAGTATACTACTACATGATCTAGTTGTCTGAACATCATCTGGACTTTAGAAAGAAAGGCCTTGGCCTCTTTTAATAGGTCGTTTTCGCGTGCTTCCAAGGATTTTCCTGAAAGTGGCTACTACTATGTGGTGCCGTAACCTACTGGACTTCAGAACTTGAGATGCATCAGACTCTGAGTAGATCACCCACTGCAAATTAAAGCGCCATAGCTTCTTTTCGTTAacagataagaactgaaacatgaACAAACTTCGTCAAATTTTACGCTTGGGAATGGGGGAAAGCATGTGCAGCCACAGGTCAATAACCCGAATATTACACCGTGGGTGCGAACTTCTTCTAATTCAAAACAAAGAACTCATCAAGGTTTTCTGAATGTTTACAGGACCTTCAGCACAGAGGCGGCAGCACCACGGCTGAACTAAAGGTGCAAGAAATCGCCCCTCAGGACTCCACGGGCTCGCCTCAGCAGCCGGAGGTTGTGGACGTCGAGGATCCATCCGCTGCCAAGAACTCGGTGGCAGATCAACAGGACGAAGAGCAGGGGGACACGGCCAACCAGAAGGAGAAGCTCAAGAAGCCTGACAAGATCCTGCCCTGCCCCCGGTGTAGCAGCATGGACACCAAGTTCTGCTACTACAACAACTACAACATCAACCAGCCGCGCCACTTCTGCAAGAACTGCCAGAGGTACTGGACGGCCGGGGGCGCCATGCGCAACGTGCCTGTGGGCGCGGGCCGCCGCAAGAGCAAGAGTCTATCCGCCGCCTCCCACTTCCTTCAGAGGATAAGGGCTGCTCTGCCCGGTGATCCTCTCTGCACCCCAGTCAACACCAACGGCACGGTGCTCAGCTTCGGCTCCGATGCGTCTACCTTAGACGTCTCAGAACAGATGAAGCACATCAAGGAGCTCGCCTCGGTAACCCGGACTGAGAACACCGATGCCCCGTCAGTAGGATCCTCTGCTGAAGGGTGGGCAAAGGGAGAAGAGTCGAGCCAAATGAACTCGAGGGAGAGAGTTGCAGCAGATAGATCCGCAAATTTTGTGCAGCATCCGTGCATGAACGGGGCAGCCATGTGGCCATTCAGTTGTGCACCGTCACCTGCCTATTTCCCCTCAAACGTAGCAATTCCATTCTatccagctgctgctgctgcctacTGGGGCTGCATGGTTCCGGGAGCCTGGAACACTCCatggcagccgcagccgcagccacAGTCTCAGTGTCAATCTAACTCACCACCTAGTGCTGCTTCTCCGGTATCGACAATGTCCAGTTGCTTCCAATCCCGAAAGCATCCTAGAGATGGTGATGAGGAAAGAGATACCAAGGGTAATGGCAAGGTGTGGGTGCCCAAGACGATCCGGATCGATGACGTAGATGAGGTGGCCAGGAGTTCTATCTGGTCACTTATTGGGATCAAGGGCGACAAGGTGGAGAAGGATGATGGCAAAGGCTGTAAGCTTGCAAGGGTTTTTGATCCAAAGGATGAGGCAAAGACGTCAAGCCACAGAGGTAACAATAGCTTGCCATTCTTGAAGGGGAACCCAGCTGCACTGTCGCGCT
Proteins encoded:
- the LOC123098577 gene encoding cyclic dof factor 1, with the translated sequence MGQLRPAAGGGGDCLIKLFGKTIPVPDAGAGANAGDVDKDLQHRGGSTTAELKVQEIAPQDSTGSPQQPEVVDVEDPSAAKNSVADQQDEEQGDTANQKEKLKKPDKILPCPRCSSMDTKFCYYNNYNINQPRHFCKNCQRYWTAGGAMRNVPVGAGRRKSKSLSAASHFLQRIRAALPGDPLCTPVNTNGTVLSFGSDASTLDVSEQMKHIKELASVTRTENTDAPSVGSSAEGWAKGEESSQMNSRERVAADRSANFVQHPCMNGAAMWPFSCAPSPAYFPSNVAIPFYPAAAAAYWGCMVPGAWNTPWQPQPQPQSQCQSNSPPSAASPVSTMSSCFQSRKHPRDGDEERDTKGNGKVWVPKTIRIDDVDEVARSSIWSLIGIKGDKVEKDDGKGCKLARVFDPKDEAKTSSHRGNNSLPFLKGNPAALSRSVNFQERS